In Rissa tridactyla isolate bRisTri1 chromosome 2, bRisTri1.patW.cur.20221130, whole genome shotgun sequence, a single window of DNA contains:
- the MAFA gene encoding transcription factor MafA — MASELAMSAELPTSPLAIEYVNDFDLMKFEVKKEPAEAERLCHRLPAGSLSSTPLSTPCSSVPSSPSFCAPSPGGQPVPGPPTTTAASLGSKPQLEELYWMSGYQHHLNPEALNLTPEDAVEALIGAPHHHHHHHQGYEPFRPQPFGGEELPPAAHHHPGHHHHHHHHLRLEDRFSDDQLVSMSVRELNRQLRGFSKEEVIRLKQKRRTLKNRGYAQSCRYKRVQQRHILENEKCQLQSQVEQLKQEVTRLAKERDLYKEKYEKLAGRGFPREPSPAAAPKPAADFFM; from the coding sequence ATGGCCTCGGAGCTGGCCATGAGCGCGGAGCTGCCCACCAGCCCCCTCGCCATCGAATACGTCAACGATTTCGACCTGATGAAGTTCGAAGTGAAGAAGGAACCGGCGGAGGCGGAGCGGCTGTGCCACCGTCTACCCGCCGgctccctctcctccaccccGCTCAGCACGCCCTGCTCCTCCGTGCCTTCCTCGCCCAGTTTCTGCGCTCCCAGTCCCGGTGGGCAACCGGTTCCGGGTCCCCCGACTACCACCGCCGCCTCCCTGGGCTCCAAACCGCAGCTGGAGGAGCTGTACTGGATGTCGGGTTACCAGCATCACCTCAACCCCGAAGCTCTCAACCTGACGCCGGAGGACGCGGTGGAGGCGTTGATCGGTGCCcctcaccatcatcatcatcaccatcaagGTTACGAGCCTTTCCGGCCTCAGCCTTTCGGTGGCGAGGAGCTACCGCCGGCCGCCCATCACCATCCCGGtcatcaccaccatcatcaccaccacctGCGCTTGGAGGACCGCTTCTCCGACGATCAGTTGGTGAGTATGTCGGTGCGGGAGCTCAACCGGCAGCTGCGGGGCTTCAGCAAGGAGGAGGTGATCCGCCTCAAGCAGAAGAGGAGGACCTTGAAGAACCGGGGCTACGCTCAATCCTGCCGTTACAAGCGGGTCCAGCAAAGGCACATCTTGGAGAACGAGAAATGTCAACTCCAGAGCCAGGTGGAGCAACTCAAGCAGGAGGTGACCCGCTTGGCCAAGGAAAGGGATCTgtacaaagaaaaatatgagaaattaGCCGGCCGGGGTTTCCCGagggagccctccccagccgcCGCCCCCAAACCCGCCGCCGACTTCTTCATGTGA